One genomic segment of Ictalurus punctatus breed USDA103 chromosome 4, Coco_2.0, whole genome shotgun sequence includes these proteins:
- the pdf gene encoding peptide deformylase, mitochondrial, producing the protein MNRPLRTFLTCMLRVRTDLASSRTSSLCPYTCIVPSRPQSTGVKTRSYLQYVKRKILAPKAPPYGHVCQVGDPVLRCSATDVEPAAVQGAEVQRVINTMVTVMRRLKCVGLSAPQLGVPLRIIAMEYTEKMLQENPPAVIDARGLVSVPLKVFINPQLRVLNGQTVNFQEACESISGFSASVPRYISVEVSGLNEKAEPVAWQTSGWPARILQHEMDHLSGILYIDRMDSKTFINVNWEEYNE; encoded by the exons ATGAACAGACCTCTGAGGACATTTCTGACGTGTATGCTGAGAGTCAGGACTGATTTAGCCTCCAGCAGGACTTCCTCCCTGTGTCCTTACACATGCATTGTACCTTCACGGCCTCAGTCCACAGGCGTGAAAACGCGCTCGTACCTGCAGTATGTTAAAAGGAAAATACTTGCACCCAAAGCTCCTCCGTATGGCCACGTGTGTCAGGTCGGAGATCCGGTGTTGCGCTGCAGCGCTACAGATGTGGAGCCGGCAGCTGTGCAGGGAGCGGAAGTGCAGCGCGTGATTAACACCATGGTAACGGTGATGCGCAGGCTGAAGTGTGTGGGACTGAGCGCGCCGCAGCTCGGGGTTCCTCTGCGCATCATAGCTATGGAGTATACAGAGAAGATGCTGCAGGAGAACCCTCCAGCTGTCATCGACGCCCGTGGTCTGGTTTCAGTGCCCTTGAAGGTGTTCATAAATCCTCAGCTCCGGGTGCTGAACGGGCAGACTGTAAACTTCCAGGAGGCCTGTGAGAGCATCTCGGGCTTCTCGGCTTCTGTCCCACGCTACATCTCTGTAGAGGTCTCAG GACTGAACGAAAAAGCTGAACCCGTCGCTTGGCAAACTAGTGGATGGCCAGCAAGAATACTGCAACATGAGATGGATCACCTCAGTGGAATTCTTTACATTGACCGTATGGACAGTAAAACGTTTATTAATGTGAACTGGGAGGAATACAATGAATAG
- the uri1 gene encoding unconventional prefoldin RPB5 interactor 1, with amino-acid sequence MASKVKMSSDLLQGVDRLKEEHIKVVKECQSQITHWTKLENDYESLQERLNTLPDKLSYDIMVPFGSLAFMPGKLVHTNELTVLLGDNWFTKCSAKQAQTLVEHRKKHVKNKLDDLRKVVKSFQDRAGFTEDLKKMANDGDFVDIREEGGKEEAVTRGKHRVAHKPYSKPKEPYMVQLEEEEEEVEDESVNGGNSKGVLTEEELWARLDELERLEEEQDERERMDSTDTNGEDTTSSSSEEEKEADAGVTIQVNGHDQNGDCAPASHTSQVNGIKAQLDEEEQEEAEEVGNGLPTIYFSHTVEPKKVRINTGKNTTLKFSERKEQKEQAKRKKKNGKCNGHAVHEHHKITTPADIYRVFVDVVNGEPVPRKSILKSRSRENSVCSDTSESSTADFEERRAFVNRTHSHDEATHSDTSDGITEEDSPTGISLYPNGRFEAFSGTVIEKDPLPSMIPHLTITPPALPTILERKQEEVGSEVSQEPPKRVSKFKAARLQQK; translated from the exons ATGGCCAGTAAAGTGAAAATGAGCAGTGATTTACTTCAAGGCGTGGATAGATTAAAAGAGGAACACATAAAG GTGGTGAAAGAGTGCCAAAGTCAAATTACACACTG GACAAAATTGGAGAATGATTATGAAAGTCTGCAGGAGCGCCTCAACACTTTGCCTGATAAGCTGTCCTATGATATTATG GTACCGTTCGGTTCTTTGGCTTTCATGCCTGGGAAGCTGGTTCACACCAATGAGCTCACGGTTCTCCTCGGAGATAACTGGTTCACAAAGTGTTCTGCTAAGCAGGCCCAGACACTTGTAGAACACAGAAAGAAAC atgtGAAGAATAAACTTGATGATTTGCGCAAAGTGGTGAAGAGCTTTCAAGACAGAGCTGGCTTCACAGAAGATCTTAAAAAGATggcaaat gatggagattttgtTGACATCAGAGAAGAAGGGGGAAAAGAGGAAGCAGTTACCAGAG GTAAACATCGTGTGGCCCACAAACCATACTCTAAGCCTAAGGAGCCATATATGGTGCAgctagaggaggaggaggaggaggtggaggatgagagTGTAAATGGAGGAAACAGTAAAGGAGTGCTGACAGAGGAGGAGCTGTGGGCACGGCTGGATGAGCTGGAGCGtctggaggaggagcaggatgagagagaaag AATGGACAGCACCGATACCAACGGTGAGGACACAACTTCGTCTTCGtcagaggaagagaaggaggcaGATGCTGGGGTCACGATCCAGGTTAATGGCCATGACCAAAATGGGGACTGTGCTCCCGCCTCTCACACAAGCCAGGTCAATGGCATCAAAGCACAGCTTGACGAAGAGGAACAAGAAGAAGCCGAGGAGGTTGGCAATGGTCTGCCCACGATCTACTTCAGTCATACAGTAGAACCCAAAAAA GTACGAATAAACACAGGAAAGAACACTACTCTGAAGTTCAGTGAACGGAAAGAGCAGAAAGAGCAGGCCAAACGTAAAAAGAAGAATGGCAAATGCAACGGCCATGCTGTTCATGAGCATCATAAAATCACAACTCCTGCTGATATCTACAG GGTATTTGTGGATGTAGTGAATGGTGAGCCTGTCCCAAGGAAATCCATCCTGAAGTCACGCAGTCGTGAGAACAGCGTGTGCAGTGACACCAGTGAGAGCAGCACAGCAGATTTTGAGGAGCGCCGTGCTTTTGTTAACCGCACACACAGCCATGATGAAGCCACCCACAGTGACACCAGTGATGGTATTACTGAAGAGGACAGTCCGACTGGAATAAGTCTTTACCCTAATGGGCGTTTTGAG GCTTTTTCAGGGACAGTGATTGAAAAAGATCCACTGCCCTCAATGATCCCTCATCTGACGATCACCCCTCCTGCGTTACCCACAATCcttgaaagaaagcaagaagaGGTGGGCTCGGAAGTGTCCCAGGAGCCACCCAAGAGGGTGTCAAAGTTCAAAGCTGCCCGGCTGCAGCAGAAGTGA
- the spata2l gene encoding spermatogenesis associated 2-like — protein MSAGIRNGIGCLEVYQASLERRIQQGEWDLVCRDEVLCKEVETRLSECSPQDFHPQHGLDTLSVIEASLRASHHTLFQNRLKSLVKAFEVLELAALNLYLCPWRKEYKVVKMFSGMFTHYVKPALTAQQAKELFALLGYQPGLGNEEELRLSAKPVHSHVLLKLACAFFTARIECQLLLTAVASLGGSMACVLQLIHERKLGCTFQKALDCAKRKLEPATCDLPLALDATVDLYTADNVAEHNHMASPPSLLYIPPCEDPLPHKIPHSNSSQSEKERKEKKLQKVSISSLTCQINTTPQKTDLSLKVCENERQGTAMRNTQLSASKVGHHVCNCLKSYDLYPRQCLQCGEFHSKDCPCIRNCNEQGHEVIFAQQHMMDALPQTRQDQIQRREKPAKDDLQQHSCINKPSNDFFYVCHDCHYIHDVECEELKRCYHIVHNVQTTGRLQPAQVEKGLTAHTCCKVESTDYAVCHTCNKSHDYLCDELQSCKMSGHNVMYQMETHENATQVKPLPLHQCCRSTKPMFACFTCRVFHTFCCNDNQCQRQHKVQSLKYICCTCSDTEIYILCRYCCAQHCKKCWFKSPLDCTCGMPFDDSSV, from the exons ATGAGTGCTGGAATTAGAAATGGGATTGGTTGTTTAGAAGTTTATCAGGCCAGCCTGGAACGACGTATTCAGCAAGGCGAGTGGGATCTGGTGTGCCGAGATGAAGTGTTGTGTAAAGAAGTTGAGACACGTCTGTCTGAATGTAGTCCCCAAGACTTCCATCCTCAGCATGGGCTAGATACACTGTCGGTGATAGAAGCTTCACTACGAGCATCACACCACACATTGTTCCAAAATAGGCTGAAAAGTCTTGTTAAGGCATTTGAAGTGCTAGAGCTGGCAGCACTAAATCTGTATTTGTGCCCATGGCGGAAGGAGTACAAGGTGGTGAAG atgtTCTCAGGTATGTTCACTCACTATGTCAAACCTGCTCTGACGGCGCAGCAAGCTAAAGAGCTGTTTGCATTACTCGGATACCAGCCGGGACTCGGCAATGAAGAGGAGCTGAGACTAAGCGCAAAACCAGTTCACTCACATGTCCTTCTCAAGCTGGCATGTGCTTTCTTCACTGCTCGTATAGAGTGCCAGCTGCTGCTTACCGCTGTGGCCTCCTTGGGTGGCAGCATGGCGTGTGTGCTCCAACTCATTCATGAAAGAAAGCTTGGCTGCACTTTTCAAAAAGCACTGGACTGTGCAAAGAGAAAGCTGGAGCCTGCTACATGTGATTTGCCATTAGCTCTAGATGCAACTGTAGATCTGTACACAGCCGACAATGTGGCAGAGCATAATCACATGGCTTCACCACCCAGCCTTCTTTACATTCCTCCCTGTGAAGATCCCTTACCACATAAGATACCACACAGTAACTCTTCTCAGTCAgaaaaggagaggaaagaaaagaagttgcagaaggtttccatttCATCTCTGACCTGTCAaatcaacacaacaccacagAAGACTGACTTGAGTCTAAAGGTGTGTGAAAATGAAAGACAAGGTACAGCGATGCGTAACACCCAGCTTAGTGCATCAAAAGTAGGACACCATGTGTGTAACTGTTTAAAGTCATATGATTTGTATCCTAGACAATGCCTCCAGTGTGGAGAATTTCATAGTAAGGATTGTCCTTGTATTAGGAATTGCAATGAGCAAGGGCATGAAGTCATTTTTGCGCAGCAGCACATGATGGATGCACTACCCCAGACCAGACAGGACCAAATACAACGAAGGGAAAAACCAGCAAAAGATGATCTGCAGCAACACAGCTGTATAAACAAACCCAGCAACGATTTCTTCTATGTGTGCCATGATTGTCATTATATCCATGATGTAGAATGTGAGGAACTGAAAAGGTGTTACCATATAGTCCATAATGTGCAAACTACAGGAAGGTTACAGCCAGCTCAAGTAGAAAAAGGGTTGACTGCACATACATGTTGTAAGGTAGAAAGTACAGACTATGCAGTCTGCCATACATGCAACAAATCCCATGACTATTTGTGTGATGAACTACAGAGCTGCAAGATGTCAGGCCACAACGTGATGTATCAGATGGAAACTCACGAAAATGCAACCCAAGTCAAGCCCTTGCCTTTGCATCAGTGTTGTAGATCCACAAAGCCAATGTTTGCCTGCTTTACTTGCAGAGTTTTCCACACCTTTTGCTGTAATGATAATCAGTGCCAAAGACAACATAAAGTGCAGAGTCTCAAATACATTTGCTGCACATGCTCAGACACTGAGATTTACATTCTGTGTAGGTACTGCTGTGCCCAGCATTGCAAAAAATGTTGGTTTAAAAGCCCTCTGGACTGCACATGTGGCATGCCTTTTGATGACTCCtctgtttaa